In Syntrophaceae bacterium, one genomic interval encodes:
- a CDS encoding DNA-binding protein: MTDWIKEVEPLTLKGQISVPYTWWAGETAGRFLSSLRDERKILGTRCSGCGKVYV, translated from the coding sequence ATGACGGATTGGATCAAGGAAGTAGAGCCCCTGACCCTGAAGGGTCAGATCTCGGTCCCGTACACGTGGTGGGCCGGGGAGACGGCGGGCCGTTTTCTCTCGTCGCTGCGGGACGAGCGGAAGATACTCGGGACCCGTTGCAGCGGGTGCGGGAAGGTGTACGTT